In Crinalium epipsammum PCC 9333, the following are encoded in one genomic region:
- a CDS encoding glycosyltransferase, protein MLKAWQVFFILLLTTFILVDVTLLFYNLSNLQTQIYVLFPLVILILTTLILRLIYPDSPPLILKIILTFIVLLIHFRYLWWRITATLILDWYNGYISIAVIVMEVIAIINVTIISFQTLFRTNHSPEADAPVSQRIKQGLYTPTVDVLIPTVNEPTFVLRRTLVGCQSMHYPNKKIWVLDDGNRPEIAKLAQELGCKYLARSQYGNAKAGNLNHGLSVTSGEIVVAFDADFIPLNNFLERTIGFFENPEVSLVVTPQNFYNPDSPELNLGGCILPHEQTVFYTIIQPGRDATNSIICTGTSILMRREHLNKIGGIPTSTIVEDWVTGMLLQSKGYKTIFINELLSVGAAPEHLLSYLVQRIRWAEGTLKVLFNKYNPLFLPGLNLWQRINHLSGILYWIDQGTQTISYIAPILFIIIGMQALNTNLITLIYYWLPAYIAGFILVPWIIGTRTILVSYVYNALQCFAIAKITIKTFLFPKLRNRFIVTPKGITQNHPEIALELMKPIIVLLILNFFSIFIAIWRAYFSNIDTDTLTLSIIWAELNTVILAASLLAGFGGIYSSEERIAPRVKFSQTCEVIILDFPHNQKTFTTTIGDMSEYGISFHTPTDINLQAGQKLKIVFPDEQLNFLAKVRRVGKVTGCRLLVGPLTPKQHQKIIEFIYCRPSHWQQPKVANEKQALRALFITLFKLYPLFKK, encoded by the coding sequence ATGTTAAAAGCTTGGCAAGTATTTTTTATATTATTACTAACTACCTTTATCTTAGTTGATGTCACTTTATTATTTTATAATCTCAGCAACTTACAAACGCAAATATATGTGCTATTTCCTCTAGTAATATTAATTTTAACTACACTAATTTTACGGCTGATTTATCCCGATTCTCCGCCATTAATCCTAAAAATAATCTTAACCTTTATTGTTCTACTAATTCATTTCCGTTATTTATGGTGGAGAATCACAGCCACCTTAATTTTAGATTGGTACAACGGTTATATCAGTATTGCCGTAATTGTCATGGAAGTTATAGCAATTATTAACGTGACAATAATTAGTTTTCAAACATTATTCCGAACCAATCATAGCCCAGAAGCTGATGCGCCAGTATCGCAACGTATTAAACAAGGACTATATACCCCTACTGTTGACGTACTAATTCCCACCGTAAACGAGCCAACATTTGTATTAAGGCGAACCTTAGTAGGATGTCAATCAATGCACTACCCTAACAAAAAAATATGGGTACTTGATGACGGCAACCGACCAGAAATTGCCAAACTTGCTCAAGAATTAGGTTGTAAATACTTAGCACGTAGCCAATATGGTAATGCTAAAGCAGGCAATCTCAATCATGGCTTATCTGTAACAAGCGGTGAGATTGTAGTTGCATTTGATGCTGATTTTATTCCTTTAAATAACTTTTTAGAAAGAACAATAGGATTTTTTGAAAATCCCGAAGTTTCTTTAGTAGTAACCCCCCAAAACTTCTATAATCCTGACTCGCCAGAACTTAACTTAGGCGGCTGTATCTTACCCCACGAACAAACAGTATTTTATACCATAATTCAGCCAGGTCGTGATGCAACTAATAGTATAATTTGTACTGGTACTTCTATTTTAATGCGACGAGAGCATCTTAATAAGATTGGTGGCATTCCTACCTCTACCATTGTGGAAGACTGGGTGACAGGAATGTTATTGCAATCAAAAGGATATAAAACTATTTTTATCAATGAATTACTAAGCGTTGGTGCTGCGCCAGAACATCTTTTATCTTATTTAGTCCAAAGAATTCGTTGGGCAGAAGGAACTTTAAAAGTTTTATTTAATAAATATAATCCTTTATTTCTGCCTGGTTTAAACTTATGGCAGCGTATCAACCATCTATCAGGTATTCTTTACTGGATAGACCAAGGCACACAAACTATTAGTTACATTGCCCCTATCTTATTTATAATAATAGGAATGCAAGCTTTAAATACAAATTTAATAACTTTAATTTACTATTGGTTGCCCGCCTATATAGCTGGATTTATCCTTGTTCCTTGGATAATTGGTACACGCACTATTTTAGTTTCTTATGTATATAATGCCCTACAATGCTTTGCGATCGCAAAAATTACTATCAAAACCTTTTTATTCCCTAAACTAAGAAATCGTTTCATTGTAACGCCCAAAGGCATAACTCAAAATCACCCAGAGATAGCCCTAGAACTAATGAAACCCATCATAGTTCTATTAATTTTAAATTTCTTCTCCATATTTATTGCTATCTGGCGAGCATATTTTTCTAACATCGACACAGACACGCTTACTCTTAGCATTATTTGGGCTGAATTAAATACAGTAATTCTAGCGGCAAGTTTACTGGCTGGATTTGGTGGAATTTATTCCAGTGAAGAACGGATAGCGCCTCGCGTTAAATTTTCACAAACTTGTGAAGTGATAATTTTAGATTTTCCCCATAACCAAAAAACGTTTACTACGACTATAGGGGATATGTCAGAATACGGGATTTCTTTTCATACTCCAACTGACATAAATTTACAAGCCGGACAAAAGTTGAAAATTGTTTTTCCAGACGAACAACTTAACTTTTTAGCCAAAGTCCGCAGAGTTGGTAAAGTAACGGGTTGCCGTTTATTGGTTGGTCCTTTGACTCCTAAGCAGCATCAAAAAATAATTGAATTTATCTATTGTAGACCTTCACACTGGCAACAGCCCAAAGTTGCCAATGAAAAACAAGCTTTACGAGCTTTATTTATAACTTTATTTAAACTATACCCTTTATTTAAAAAATAA
- a CDS encoding type II toxin-antitoxin system Phd/YefM family antitoxin — MKVISFSSARNSLKTVLDRVTEDADYTIITRRDADDAVVMSLEFFNSLMETVYLLKSPANAAHLERSIAQFKQKKVVERDLLNE; from the coding sequence ATGAAAGTTATCTCTTTTAGCTCGGCAAGAAATAGTCTGAAGACGGTTTTAGATCGGGTAACTGAAGATGCCGACTATACAATCATCACCCGACGAGATGCGGATGACGCGGTGGTGATGTCGCTAGAGTTTTTTAATAGTCTGATGGAGACTGTGTATTTACTTAAGTCTCCAGCCAATGCAGCCCATTTAGAACGTTCTATTGCTCAGTTTAAGCAAAAAAAAGTGGTAGAACGAGATTTGCTGAATGAATAG
- a CDS encoding Txe/YoeB family addiction module toxin has product MNRMLAWTDEAWADYLYWQEQDKKTLKRINKLISETMRMPFEGIGKPEPLRENLAGFWSRRIDDTNRLVYVVDDAYLTIISCRYHY; this is encoded by the coding sequence ATGAATAGAATGTTAGCTTGGACAGATGAGGCTTGGGCTGATTATCTTTACTGGCAAGAGCAAGACAAGAAAACACTCAAAAGAATCAATAAACTGATTTCGGAGACGATGCGGATGCCTTTTGAGGGTATAGGTAAGCCAGAGCCTCTGCGAGAAAATTTAGCCGGATTTTGGTCGCGGCGAATTGATGATACAAATCGTTTGGTTTATGTAGTTGATGATGCTTATCTAACTATTATTTCTTGTCGATATCATTATTAA
- a CDS encoding NAD(+) kinase, protein MQLKNVIIAHKAGDPLSRSIAEKCARQLEKLHCHVLMGPSGIKDNPYPVFLASTMQSIDLAIVFGGDGTALAAARHLSPDGIPILAINVGGHLGFLTESFEEFKDTEQIWERLIEDRYAIERRMMLQASIFEGNRTNLEPVTERFLALNEMCIKPASADRMITSVLEMEIDGEVVDQYQGDGLIVATPTGSTCYTVSANGPIVHSGMEAITVTPICPLSLASRPIVIPSGSVVSIWPLADYDLSTKLWMDGVLATAIWPGHRVDVRMANCQAKFIILRENYSYYQTLQEKLLWAGARIHYNNNSRN, encoded by the coding sequence GTGCAGCTAAAAAACGTCATTATTGCTCATAAGGCGGGAGATCCCCTGAGCCGTAGCATTGCAGAAAAATGCGCTCGGCAATTAGAAAAACTCCATTGTCATGTGCTGATGGGACCTAGTGGAATTAAGGATAACCCTTACCCAGTCTTTTTGGCTTCTACTATGCAATCAATTGATTTAGCGATCGTGTTTGGGGGCGATGGCACAGCTTTGGCGGCAGCTCGGCATCTATCTCCAGATGGAATTCCTATTCTAGCTATCAATGTGGGGGGGCATTTGGGATTTCTTACAGAGTCGTTTGAAGAATTTAAGGATACTGAACAAATTTGGGAGCGACTAATTGAGGATCGCTATGCTATAGAACGCAGAATGATGTTACAAGCATCAATATTTGAGGGAAACCGGACTAATTTAGAACCAGTAACGGAGCGTTTTTTAGCACTTAATGAAATGTGCATTAAGCCAGCTTCTGCCGATCGCATGATTACTTCGGTTCTGGAGATGGAAATTGATGGCGAAGTTGTCGATCAATATCAGGGAGATGGGCTAATTGTTGCTACTCCTACTGGTTCTACTTGCTACACGGTTTCGGCTAATGGCCCAATTGTTCACTCTGGGATGGAAGCAATTACTGTCACACCTATTTGTCCGCTAAGTCTTGCTAGTCGTCCGATTGTGATTCCTTCTGGTTCTGTTGTCAGTATTTGGCCACTGGCAGATTACGATCTTAGTACTAAGCTGTGGATGGATGGTGTGTTAGCAACTGCAATTTGGCCTGGACATCGAGTTGATGTACGCATGGCAAATTGTCAAGCTAAATTTATTATTTTACGAGAAAATTATTCGTATTACCAAACGCTGCAAGAAAAGTTACTTTGGGCAGGAGCAAGAATTCACTACAACAATAATAGCCGCAATTAA
- a CDS encoding serine/threonine-protein kinase: MIGQLLDGRYQIIKELGHGGFGRTYVAKNTRIPGNNTCVVKQLKPPSNSPSVLATAIELFKREAETLSLLGQHEQIPRLIDYFEESQEFYLVQDFIDGNTLSQEILPGKQLRESQVIEMLQEILNILVFVHQHQVIHRDIKTDNIIRRQSDDKLVLIDFGAIKQVQNQLLQTQKISVATGTIIGTAGYMPREQAKGKPQLNSDIYALGMMGIQALTGVYPHQLEEDSDTGEMSWQHLAQVSPGFANVLTKMVRDSHKNRYQSANEVLQALQQITPSTYNPTVQVTNATQQFTKPPQPVEPTKKIPASNNGKQATKPDIQPILPSPNSPSPTTRKLSPILVVLGLGVVLVGVGISFTQWQAEVNQQKTPQATTPTPANSSSSATPTASWKVIKGNGVEISLPPSYEGGNPSNEQDLNALASKLKTINPEYEQRIAAIKQNPNAIALLAFDTQNNQSGFLTNVNVTTQAVENGTTLDKYLQAATQQLTTQYDILERKVVPLGKDKVARIITQPKASGAPIKQLFYIVPNGNRFWLITYSTSQTEFDQRLPNFEKSFRSFKLIS, encoded by the coding sequence ATGATTGGTCAGTTACTAGATGGACGTTACCAAATCATCAAAGAGTTGGGTCATGGCGGATTTGGTAGAACTTACGTCGCCAAAAACACTCGGATTCCAGGTAATAATACCTGTGTGGTCAAACAACTCAAGCCCCCTAGTAACTCTCCTAGCGTGTTAGCCACGGCAATAGAACTTTTCAAACGAGAAGCTGAAACTCTATCTCTACTCGGTCAGCACGAGCAAATTCCTCGCCTGATAGATTACTTTGAAGAAAGCCAAGAGTTTTACTTGGTGCAAGATTTTATAGATGGAAACACGCTGAGTCAAGAAATTTTACCTGGTAAGCAATTGAGGGAAAGCCAGGTAATCGAGATGTTGCAAGAAATCTTAAACATTTTGGTATTCGTACACCAGCATCAAGTCATCCATCGAGATATTAAGACGGACAATATCATTCGTCGCCAGTCAGATGACAAATTAGTCTTAATTGACTTTGGGGCGATTAAACAGGTACAAAATCAACTGCTCCAAACGCAGAAAATTTCTGTTGCTACAGGTACGATTATTGGTACGGCGGGTTATATGCCTAGAGAGCAAGCTAAAGGCAAGCCACAACTCAACAGTGATATCTATGCTTTGGGCATGATGGGGATACAGGCGCTAACAGGCGTATATCCCCATCAACTTGAGGAAGACAGCGACACAGGCGAGATGAGTTGGCAGCATCTAGCTCAAGTAAGTCCAGGGTTTGCAAATGTACTTACAAAAATGGTGCGCGATTCCCACAAAAACCGCTACCAGAGTGCCAATGAGGTATTGCAAGCATTACAACAAATAACCCCTTCTACTTACAATCCAACAGTTCAAGTCACAAATGCCACCCAACAATTTACTAAGCCACCACAACCCGTTGAACCAACGAAAAAAATTCCAGCTTCAAATAATGGCAAGCAAGCAACAAAGCCCGATATACAACCAATTCTACCATCCCCCAATTCACCATCCCCAACTACTCGCAAGCTATCACCTATACTGGTCGTGTTAGGGTTAGGAGTAGTTCTAGTTGGTGTGGGTATTTCGTTCACACAATGGCAAGCTGAGGTTAATCAGCAGAAAACTCCCCAAGCTACGACACCAACACCAGCTAACTCATCTAGTTCGGCAACACCTACTGCTAGTTGGAAAGTTATCAAAGGTAACGGTGTAGAAATATCTTTACCTCCTAGCTACGAAGGTGGTAATCCTAGCAATGAACAAGATTTAAACGCACTAGCTTCTAAACTGAAAACTATTAACCCTGAATATGAACAAAGGATAGCAGCTATTAAACAAAATCCTAATGCTATTGCTCTTTTAGCGTTTGATACCCAAAATAATCAATCAGGCTTTTTGACCAATGTTAACGTTACAACTCAAGCAGTAGAAAATGGTACTACTCTTGATAAGTACTTACAAGCCGCAACTCAGCAACTTACTACTCAATACGACATTTTAGAGCGCAAGGTAGTGCCTCTTGGCAAAGATAAAGTAGCTAGAATTATAACACAACCGAAGGCAAGTGGCGCACCAATTAAGCAGCTATTTTATATTGTTCCCAATGGCAATAGGTTTTGGCTAATCACTTATTCCACATCTCAAACCGAATTTGATCAACGTTTGCCCAATTTTGAAAAAAGTTTTCGTAGTTTTAAGCTTATATCTTAA
- a CDS encoding IS607 family transposase, whose translation MRYVTPKQAAKYLGLHPNTLARWEREGKIKAIKTEAGHRRYDLDAYLATITDTVRDTRTILYARVSTHSQKDDLNRQVEAISERYPGCEVITEVGSGLNFRRRKFLSLLERVIAGDVKMLVVAHKDRLARFGFDLVEWFCQKFGCELVVLYQQKHSPRVELVQDMLSVIHCFSSRLYGLRKYAHKFREDPELQAKNQAQSQEK comes from the coding sequence ATGCGTTATGTTACCCCAAAACAAGCAGCTAAGTATTTGGGACTTCATCCCAATACCCTCGCAAGATGGGAGCGAGAAGGCAAAATCAAAGCGATTAAAACGGAGGCAGGTCACAGACGATACGACCTCGATGCCTACCTCGCTACAATTACCGACACAGTTAGAGATACCCGAACTATTCTCTACGCCCGTGTTTCAACCCATAGCCAAAAAGATGACCTCAATCGACAAGTTGAGGCAATATCTGAAAGATACCCAGGATGCGAGGTCATTACAGAGGTTGGAAGCGGACTCAATTTTAGGCGGAGAAAATTCCTCTCCCTTTTGGAACGAGTTATCGCAGGTGATGTCAAGATGCTTGTCGTCGCTCACAAAGACAGACTCGCCAGATTCGGATTCGACCTCGTTGAATGGTTCTGTCAAAAATTTGGATGCGAACTCGTGGTTTTGTACCAACAAAAACACAGTCCTCGTGTTGAACTCGTGCAGGATATGTTGTCAGTCATCCATTGTTTCAGCAGTCGTTTATACGGACTCCGGAAATACGCTCATAAGTTTAGGGAAGACCCAGAATTACAAGCTAAAAACCAGGCACAGTCACAAGAAAAATAG
- a CDS encoding RNA-guided endonuclease InsQ/TnpB family protein has product MQPNSVLKVRIYPEPKLHEIWQSWKAAIRFVYNTAIEALKSGFEGGSYQLEALILSNDLLPEWVKNAPRHPKANAVQDAFDSWKQARKNQGIASYRSCRTPVQTIKFKVGGFRNTTWYPNLTKGLSFKSSQPLPENCEYGTQLVYDRHRWFAVIPQYVNSTPTQQDKVIALDPGVRTFLTGFDGESVLEFGKGDIGRIVRLCLHLDKLMSNTDGKDIRTKQCRAYRRAAEKIRIKIRNLVDDAHKKIASYLVNNYKVIFLPTFETSNMVRRAKRRIHKKTARQMLNWSHYRFKQTLKSMAALKNVLVVDTNEAYTSKTCTFCGHVHKKLGGSKIFKCSNCGSHHDRDWNGARNIMLRALSGATFTLWGDAIEVFNCV; this is encoded by the coding sequence TTGCAGCCTAATTCAGTGTTAAAAGTGCGGATTTATCCAGAGCCAAAATTACATGAAATTTGGCAATCATGGAAAGCGGCAATTAGGTTTGTATACAACACAGCAATCGAGGCATTAAAGTCTGGGTTTGAGGGTGGTAGTTATCAACTTGAAGCATTAATTCTTAGTAATGATTTATTACCAGAATGGGTTAAGAATGCACCACGTCACCCAAAAGCTAATGCTGTTCAAGATGCCTTTGATTCTTGGAAACAAGCACGAAAAAATCAAGGTATTGCCTCATATCGCAGTTGTCGCACACCAGTTCAAACTATTAAATTTAAAGTTGGTGGTTTTAGAAACACAACCTGGTATCCTAATCTTACCAAGGGGTTGAGCTTTAAAAGTTCTCAACCATTACCCGAAAATTGTGAGTATGGTACTCAGTTAGTTTATGACAGACACCGATGGTTTGCTGTTATTCCACAGTACGTTAATTCAACACCAACACAACAAGATAAAGTAATTGCACTTGATCCAGGTGTGAGAACATTTTTAACGGGATTTGATGGAGAATCAGTCTTAGAGTTTGGTAAGGGAGATATTGGGCGAATCGTCAGATTATGCCTTCACCTTGACAAATTAATGAGCAATACTGATGGAAAAGATATTAGAACTAAACAATGTCGTGCTTATCGTCGGGCTGCTGAAAAAATTCGGATTAAAATTCGCAATTTAGTTGATGATGCACACAAGAAAATAGCCAGCTATTTAGTTAACAATTACAAGGTTATTTTTCTACCAACATTTGAAACATCAAATATGGTCAGACGTGCAAAACGACGCATTCACAAAAAGACAGCACGACAGATGTTAAATTGGTCACACTACCGTTTTAAGCAAACATTAAAATCAATGGCTGCATTAAAAAATGTTTTAGTAGTTGATACCAATGAAGCCTATACAAGTAAAACTTGTACTTTTTGCGGTCATGTTCACAAAAAGTTAGGTGGTTCTAAAATCTTTAAATGTTCCAATTGTGGCTCACACCATGACCGCGACTGGAATGGCGCACGTAATATTATGTTACGTGCCTTGTCGGGAGCGACCTTTACCCTATGGGGTGATGCTATAGAGGTATTTAACTGCGTTTGA
- the sfsA gene encoding DNA/RNA nuclease SfsA, whose translation MDLLYRYPTLYPGILIKRYKRFFADIELASGELITAHCANTGPMTGVSTIGSPVMVSKSDNPKRKLAYTWEMIQVYDNQPTWVGINTALPNRIIKLALEKYLFPELGNYLKIRFEVPYGIEKSRVDFVLRREDSDQDIYLEVKNTTWADGNLAVFPDTVTTRGQKHLRELTALLPNYQAVMLYLINRGDCTQFSPGDSTDPVYGQLLRDAAAQGLKVLPCRFEVTPEGIRYLGLAEFLPFQRLPQSETVVSPVISG comes from the coding sequence ATGGATTTGCTCTACCGCTACCCAACGCTATACCCTGGAATATTAATTAAACGCTATAAACGATTTTTTGCTGATATTGAACTTGCTTCGGGAGAATTAATCACGGCTCACTGCGCCAATACAGGACCCATGACTGGTGTATCTACTATCGGTAGTCCGGTAATGGTTTCAAAGAGTGATAATCCAAAACGTAAATTAGCTTACACCTGGGAGATGATTCAGGTTTATGACAACCAACCTACTTGGGTAGGCATTAACACAGCTTTGCCTAATCGAATTATTAAACTAGCTTTGGAAAAATATTTGTTTCCAGAATTAGGCAACTATCTAAAAATTCGTTTTGAAGTTCCTTATGGAATAGAGAAAAGCCGCGTAGATTTTGTGCTAAGGCGTGAAGATTCAGATCAGGATATTTATTTGGAAGTAAAAAATACTACTTGGGCTGACGGTAACTTAGCTGTTTTTCCTGATACAGTGACTACGCGAGGACAAAAGCACTTGCGGGAATTAACGGCTTTGCTGCCAAACTATCAAGCAGTTATGCTTTACTTGATCAATCGTGGTGATTGTACTCAATTTTCTCCTGGTGATAGTACAGACCCAGTTTATGGTCAGTTGTTACGCGATGCAGCAGCCCAAGGTTTAAAAGTGTTACCTTGTCGGTTTGAAGTAACACCAGAGGGAATTCGCTATTTGGGTTTAGCTGAGTTTTTGCCTTTTCAAAGACTACCGCAGTCTGAAACTGTAGTTAGTCCAGTTATATCGGGTTGA
- the murJ gene encoding murein biosynthesis integral membrane protein MurJ — MSEKPKPARTLAGIAGIVAVATLISKVFGLVRQQAIAAAFGVGVTVDAYNYAYVIPGFLLILLGGINGPFHSAIVSVLAKRDKSEAAPLVETVTTMVGGILLFVSIGLIVFAGVFIDIVAPGLSQTDQGLQIRAIAIQQLQIMAPMALLAGLIGIGFGTLNSADMYWLPSVSPIFSSLTVIGGLAFLAVQLGNQINAPQYALLGGQFLAWGSLLGAILQWVIQVIAQWRAGLGTLRLRFEWWRPGVKDVLKVMGPATLSSGMLQINLYTDLYFASYIPQAAAAMNYSGLLIQTPLGIISNVILVPLLPIFSRLADPIHWPELKTRIRQGILVTAITMLPLSALMVTLAFPIVRVVYERYAFDKSASEFVASVLIASSLGMFVYLGRDVLVRVFYALGDGETPFRISVVNIVLNAVLDYLLVKPLGAPGLVLATVGVNLFSMVALSWFLNRKLHGLPWRELTLPIIAITGSSFIAGLVSWGVNRGFEQIWRSDNLLVLLLQLGISALAGLSVFALCASRLNLPEVDMFVSRLKQRFLKSDK; from the coding sequence GTGTCTGAAAAGCCTAAACCCGCTCGAACTCTTGCTGGAATTGCTGGAATTGTGGCTGTTGCCACACTAATTAGTAAAGTTTTTGGGTTGGTACGGCAACAAGCGATCGCAGCCGCTTTTGGTGTAGGTGTCACTGTAGATGCTTACAATTATGCCTACGTCATCCCTGGATTTTTGTTGATCTTACTTGGTGGCATCAACGGGCCATTTCATAGTGCGATCGTCAGCGTACTAGCTAAACGCGACAAATCAGAAGCCGCCCCCTTAGTAGAAACCGTTACAACAATGGTGGGAGGAATACTGCTTTTTGTCAGTATTGGCTTAATTGTGTTTGCTGGCGTGTTTATCGACATAGTAGCACCAGGTTTAAGCCAGACAGACCAAGGATTACAAATCCGTGCGATCGCCATTCAACAGTTGCAAATCATGGCACCAATGGCACTATTAGCCGGACTAATTGGCATTGGTTTTGGCACACTCAACTCTGCTGATATGTACTGGCTACCCTCCGTTAGCCCTATATTCTCCAGCCTCACAGTGATTGGAGGATTAGCTTTCTTAGCAGTACAATTAGGCAACCAAATCAACGCCCCCCAATACGCCCTACTCGGTGGACAATTTCTAGCTTGGGGTTCACTATTAGGAGCAATCCTACAGTGGGTAATACAAGTAATTGCCCAGTGGCGTGCAGGTTTAGGAACATTACGTCTGCGGTTTGAATGGTGGCGACCTGGTGTTAAAGATGTTCTTAAGGTAATGGGACCAGCCACCTTATCATCAGGAATGCTGCAAATTAACCTTTACACAGATTTATATTTTGCTTCCTATATTCCCCAAGCCGCAGCAGCAATGAACTATTCGGGTTTGTTAATTCAAACTCCTTTAGGCATCATTTCTAATGTAATATTGGTACCCTTACTACCAATATTCTCGCGCCTTGCCGATCCTATTCATTGGCCTGAACTCAAAACCCGTATCCGTCAGGGAATACTGGTTACTGCTATTACCATGCTGCCTTTAAGCGCGTTGATGGTAACTCTAGCTTTTCCCATCGTACGGGTAGTTTATGAGCGTTACGCCTTCGACAAAAGTGCATCCGAGTTTGTCGCATCAGTACTAATTGCTTCCAGTCTGGGTATGTTTGTTTACTTAGGGCGAGACGTATTAGTAAGAGTATTTTATGCCTTGGGAGATGGCGAAACACCCTTTCGCATTAGTGTTGTAAATATCGTCCTCAATGCCGTACTAGATTATTTATTAGTCAAACCTTTAGGCGCACCAGGCTTAGTTTTGGCAACAGTAGGGGTAAATTTATTTTCAATGGTGGCACTGAGTTGGTTTTTAAATCGCAAACTGCACGGTTTACCTTGGAGAGAATTAACTTTACCAATTATTGCTATAACTGGTAGTAGCTTTATTGCAGGTTTAGTAAGTTGGGGAGTAAACCGAGGTTTTGAACAAATTTGGCGTAGTGATAATTTGCTAGTATTACTTTTGCAATTAGGT